AGCCAGGAAGTGGCCCGCGACCTGATGATCGTGACCCTCTACACCGAAGAACAAAACACTGACCCTGCCAAACTCGCCGCCGACGTCAGCACCACCATGAACAAGGCCCTGGCCCAGGCCAAGCAAGTCAAAGACATCACCCTGCGCCAGGGCAGCCGCAACAGCTACCCGATCTACGACACCAAGGGCCAGAAAATCACCGGCTGGCGCGAACGCGCCGAACTGCGCCTGGAAAGCGCCGACTTCGCCGCCCTGTCCAAACTCACCGGCGAACTGCTGACCGACCTGAAAATGGGCGGCATGGACTTCGCCATCGCCGACCCGACCCGCAAGGCCAGCGAAGACAAACTGCTGAAAGAAGCCGTTACCGCCTTCAAGGCCCGCGCCCAACTGGCGACCGACGCTCTGGGTGGCAAGGGCTACAAAATCGTCAACCTGAACCTCAGCAGCAACGGCTTCCCGCAACCGTACATGCGCGCGCCGATGATGATGAAAGCGGCCGGCATGGACGCAGCACCGGTGACGCCTGAGGTCGAGGCTGGCACCAGTCAGGTCAGCCTGACGGCCGATGGCTCGATTGAAGTGTTGATGCAGTGATTGAGTGAAGGCTGAATGAAAAACCGGCGATCAGTGATGATGCCGGTTTTTTTGTGCCCGGGATTTGGGTTATCAGGTTTGCGGATCAACCCGGTCCAACGCGCGGTTCACTGCAAGCTCGGCCAGCATGATGATCTGCTGGATACCCAGCGCCGTACTGCGCTGCGGGCCGGTGAGTTCATTGGCGAAATTGCTGGCGATGGTACTGGCCGACGCCAGGGATTCGCAGGCATTGGCCAGCAGGCTTTCGGTGTCGACGTTGGGCGTGACCATGTACATCGTGCTCGGCGGACGTGGTTTGGAAAGGTTGGGGCAGAGATAGAAATCGAGGGCGCGTTTGATGGCTTCACGGTTGCGGGCGAGGTCTTCGGCGCGCATGGCTTCTTCGAGGGGTGGGTCGGGTACTGGCTTGTTCATGGAGCATTTCCTTATGAATTTGCGCCACTCATTTCCGATCTCACTCGTGAAATGAGGTGGCAACTATGTACGGAGTGAGATTACCGGTAAGGAAACCAACCCGGCCGGACCGAAGTCCGCCCGTACATAGCCGCCATAAAGAACTGCCGACAGCATGAACTGGTGGCGATTATGGGGTGGCTTGCGCTGGTTTCCAAATTCAGTAACCGGGAATCTCACCTCCCGATCGCAGAGTCTTCTGCGACAACCAGAGACTAGGGATCGTGCTTCCGACGGACAACCTGAAAACTTTGTGGGAAGGATCCTGTGTTGTTGTTGAGATTTAAACAGCTTCAAAAGCTGCCCTCACCCTAGCCCTCTCCCGGAGGGAGAGGGAACTGACCGCGGTG
The sequence above is a segment of the Pseudomonas sp. HS6 genome. Coding sequences within it:
- a CDS encoding SIMPL domain-containing protein (The SIMPL domain is named for its presence in mouse protein SIMPL (signalling molecule that associates with mouse pelle-like kinase). Bacterial member BP26, from Brucella, was shown to assemble into a channel-like structure, while YggE from E. coli has been associated with resistance to oxidative stress.) produces the protein MHTFRRSAALLALTVGSVASLPALAADELHYNQISLRAEVSQEVARDLMIVTLYTEEQNTDPAKLAADVSTTMNKALAQAKQVKDITLRQGSRNSYPIYDTKGQKITGWRERAELRLESADFAALSKLTGELLTDLKMGGMDFAIADPTRKASEDKLLKEAVTAFKARAQLATDALGGKGYKIVNLNLSSNGFPQPYMRAPMMMKAAGMDAAPVTPEVEAGTSQVSLTADGSIEVLMQ
- a CDS encoding DUF6124 family protein — its product is MNKPVPDPPLEEAMRAEDLARNREAIKRALDFYLCPNLSKPRPPSTMYMVTPNVDTESLLANACESLASASTIASNFANELTGPQRSTALGIQQIIMLAELAVNRALDRVDPQT